ATCAGACCCAGTCTCCAAAATACCAAGATAATATAATGCCTTAGCCCTATTTCTTGCTTAAACTAGTAACCTCTCCATAGGTAAGGAATCATGAAGCTTTTAAGGAAAACACTAGTCTCAAAGTGCATACCAGGATATGTATGTATAGTGATCATCAGATATCCATAGACTGGGCCGTAGATGAAGTCTTTGACTTTCTCTTCTTCGATCCATTTTTCTTCAACTTCTGTTTAGGCTTCTCCACTGGGAGAGGCTGAGTGTTCTCCAGGTGCTTTTGAATGGCAGCCAATGGATCCATTTGGAATACAGCATTGTTCAGGACTGTCTTGAACTGCTTAGTCTCCTTCTCCCTGATCCAAATGAAATCTAGCAACCGAATGAATaccacaaagaaaaaaaagatggcAAACTCAAAACTGTCCCATCTACTTACACAAGTTTCTGCCTCGATTTGCAATCAAGCTTCAAGCTGGTCGAGGCAGCTTGTTGATTGGGATTCTTCACCTCGGGTAGGAATTCGGTGAGCAAGGTGAGATCATATGCTTTCAATTTCTTTTGTCGGGGCCGTAGTTTTTTCTTCTGAAATAACAGAATCATTTTATCAATGAGTTATTTTATGCATATGCTTAGCATATCACAAAATAGTGACTCAGATTTCTAGTTAAAGAAAGGAAGAAGACCGATAAAAATGAAATATGTGTCGTTTGCGAACTGAAACATCGATACCACTAAACCTATATGATGTATCCATTAAAATTTAAAGCGATTCAAGAAGCGGGAAGCTAACATTCCTAAATAAACTGAAAATATTTAGTAAACCTTTAAAAAGACAATGAAACCAAAAATTTACAAGCCTTCAAAATATTTAGTAAACCTTTAAATATTTAGTTACTTGACAAGATCAGATATCCAAAAATTTAGTAATGTAAACTAAACTAACAAACACCAATAAAGTCTTTTCAccagaaaaataaaattgaatccAATCTCTAACTGTGAGCTGATAAGAAAGTAACTTCGCCAAAAAGCACCCtcaagttaagaaccaaaatgcAACATCAAAACAACCTAATTCTCCAAAACATCTCCTAATATTCTGTACCCAAAGTGTTTAGCCAATGCCCATAGAGAAACTATATGAAATTGTGTAATGGGACATCTCGCAACCACTAGATCCTCAAAGTGGAATGTTAACGGACATCCAAAAATACATTAAGTGAACCAACTATTCAATTCATCTACTTTAAAAAATTTCTCACCTTGGCAATGGTCTTATTTGCACTTAAAGAGGCAACCTTATCTTTAACCTCTACAATCCAACAAAAGAAAAGtaaattaaaattgattttttttcatgaatatcaataaCAGATAGAAACCAGCAGAACATACACTTACTTGAATAAAAATcaactttcttctcaaatttttgttccttttttgcaactttatcttttttatcTTTAGACTTACTTGGTCTGTTTcagttcaaaaattaaaaaattaataagaTTGATGTTTAAGGGATTGAACATTTCTTTAAAACCCTATAAACGGTGCGAGATTCTCAAAAGTGAGCGGAATAAAAGATTCATGTTACCTCAATCCAGTCAACCCCATCTTTCCACGAAAGATATCGAAGCAGAGGAAGAACAGATTATGAGCTCCTAATTTGTTAAGTCGAtcacccaatttagggttttagagaAGAGGGAGGAAAGCAAGCGAGGGGAAGTGGTTGCTGCTTAATAGCTTATAGAGTTATAGGGTATCCTTTGATCTGCTACGTTGCAATAAAGGATAAAATAGTAAACCTATTAACACACATGCGGCATTCACCAAAGGGGGTTAGAGCAATTCCAACGGGCACCTCAAAAAGCTTGGTTTCATAATTATACACCTATAGTGGGGCTCGCAAACCATTAAAGGATGAACAAACCCTCAAATAAAAGTGCTTGTTCATCGGATCTCAGATTGAGTCGATCGCTTCTATCTGATCCGATCGGATTTTACTGAGACGGTCGGTGCAGCCTGAGCCGAATCTCGGCTCTGATGGAACCCAGTGTCGTTCCATACTGAGCCGGTCCGTTTTTAGTGCCCCAACAACGGCTAGTTACATCTAACGGCTATGAATCCCCCTTATATATTCAGTTGATTTCAACTTCAAACTCATACCTTCTCCATCTTATACACATAGAAAATTCTTATAATTCATCTTTAATCTCTCATTCAACACCCACAAAAATTTATAGTTTCACTTCAGTCACAACTTCTACAGCCACCTTTTAATTTCACTATATTATCTGTACAACAAATTTTTGAAGAAAATGGCAAGTCCAACAGATATATAAAATACTGCATCACAAAGGGTTCGCGGTCCGAAGTTCAGTTTGGATGAAGATAAAGCTATCTGCATAGGTTATGTACCAAACATGCTTGATCCAATCAATGGGGTTCTCAGCTACATGCAACGCTTTGGTGAAATTTTTTTACACAATTCTGTCAGGAAACCGGGAATCCAAAAAACTGTGATGCTACTGGGTTGTCACATCGTTTTGGTGCATTCAGTAATGATATGAACAGTTGGGTTGCTTTGATGATGCAGATGAAACGAAAAAAGGGAAGTGGTGATGTTGATATCGATCTGGTAAGTTGCACTAACATActgtttaatttatttttaaatcttttatCAATTTGTTGCAAAATGCTAATTTATATATTGTTGAAACTACGGCAACGAAAAACAAGAGAGGAATGGGAAAAAAATCAGAACTTCTAGTTTCAAGCATGAAGCATGCTTCCACATCCTCAAAAAGCTCAACCGATACAACCCTGATTTGTTTGATGGATATGATGTACCAAAGGAATCCCCTTACGAGACCGATGGATCCTAACATGGTAGTCAATCCCAACATGGTTCTTCAGGTTCTCTTTATTCTTCACCAGAAAAAAAACTTACACCCTCACCTCAACACCGGTGCATCAGTACATGGAAATTCTAATTTAAATGTTAAAGGAACGACTAATGTATGGGAGGGAATCGGTGTGAGAAAATCCAAAAAGCTCAGAAATAAAGCTCAAGATGTTGCATAATCATCAACTTCAGGTTTATCAGAGTTCAACCTTCAAGGTTATTtttcaaaacaagaaaagaatgatattGATAAACTTCATACTTAATAAAAGGGCTTCATAAATAAAGAAAGGTTGTAAAggcagttgaaaaaaaaaattaatgcacACATGCAAGGAATTGTGAGAATGCACATTTCCAAGATGAATCGGACACAACTTCGTCCATGGAAAGATGAATTTGATGCACTACAAGCACAGAAGGGCAACCAACGGCCACAAGCAATTGACGGGCCTTCTTCTGTGGAAGAAGACAACCATGAGGACTATATCGATAATGCCATAACATTGGTTTAGTTTTTTTAAATTCATGACTTTAGTTGTTAGTTTAACTTGTTCTGTGTAATCTTTTTAGTTTTAGTTTCAATTTGATCCTTATTTGCAACTTAAATTATCagagtacacaaatcaaactaccGAAATCAAAATACACAAATCAAATTATacaaaaaaatagtaaaaaaaaaaactaaatcctaTGAAGGTTTCTTCTTCCAAAATTATCCCACAAGTGAGTAGTGAGATCCTCCACTAGTCTTAAATGTAAACCTCTGTTTTGAATTATCTCTTCCACCATTCTGTAATCTCTTGCAGGGACACCCCATGCGGGTTGAATATCTTTTCTCAAATCTTTATATGGATAATGAACTCATGTTTTATCCCACCAAATTTCCTCGATTACCATATTGTGCAAAATGATGCAGGTAAGCATAATCATGTTTATTTCTATTAGTTTATACGAACGATATGGTCCACAAATTATACGGAACCttctcttcaaaattccaaatgcTCGTTCCACATCCTTCCTACATGCCATTTGTATTTTGTTAAAAAACCGTTTAGCACGGACATATTCTCCATTTGTAGGTATCTTATTGTAAGCTTGAACCAAAGTTGACCACGCCGGATAAATTCCGACCGCCAGAAAATACCCCATGTTATAGTGATTGCCATTGATGGTGAAATTTCCAGCTGGAGCCTTTCCATACTTCAATTCTTCGAACAACGATGATTTGTGCAAGATATTAATGTCGTTGTTGTAACCcagaattccaaaaaaaaaatgtcataTCCGACAATCATAAGAAGTTTTCGATTTATCTAATCAGAAAGTCGTATTGATCGGCAACTATGATTTTCTGGTGTTTTTCaatatccgaatctgatagttgtgaatctgaatctaagttactgattcagattgatcttacctgacaaaggagtttattagactaAACACAAGAGCCTTTGTCGACTGCTCAACATATCTTTTATAATAAAGATAATcgaagtggttaccaaacagatttgttcctttactgtttggaatacgctCTAAAGGAGTTGAGTACATAAAGACTTTACTGGGTaaagcaacttgagatagtgatttgtcttgagattcacgtgcgtgactctagaagtcgaacatgcagggatactgaggaaactaagtagacgggggtagtctacttggtctcaactatacgaagttggcatcagattttgtatatcggcttaattctgagaaaatccaaaactggactaggtcccagggtttctctgcatttgcggtttcctcgttaacaaaatcttgttgtgttatttactttattattccgtaattataattttattagtataatttaaagtaaatacacttgtgcgtTAATTCATAATCACGTGATATTGATCATATAGTGTTTCGGTTTAACACTGTACCTATTaccaagtgaacactttgtcgtttttgtctcgatttcatatccatagacgatcacacaaagtgtatatcatagttatcgtattgtctcgaatttttccatagacaatcacacttgtatcagacttataggttgatatctacaagattgtggtatatttgggcaccctcgtcttttcaattggtatcagagcgggcaaacacgaaaagatctaacaatatgtgtttggtgcgatccaacccaTAAGATTTGAATTTATGAGTGATTCAGTTAAGGTATTGCAAGATagcgaatactcaaaagttaggAATGTCACTACATCTTTAACTCATGAT
This DNA window, taken from Papaver somniferum cultivar HN1 chromosome 3, ASM357369v1, whole genome shotgun sequence, encodes the following:
- the LOC113356882 gene encoding uncharacterized protein LOC113356882, whose product is MGLTGLRPSKSKDKKDKVAKKEQKFEKKVDFYSKVKDKVASLSANKTIAKKKKLRPRQKKLKAYDLTLLTEFLPEVKNPNQQAASTSLKLDCKSRQKLVEKETKQFKTVLNNAVFQMDPLAAIQKHLENTQPLPVEKPKQKLKKNGSKKRKSKTSSTAQSMDI